The following is a genomic window from Burkholderia oklahomensis C6786.
TCGAGTGTGCCTAGCTTTGTTTTGCACAATGGAAGTGCGTCTTCGGCAGCGTCCGGGCGCACCGAAGCCCCGAAAGAGCGCGCCCCGGCCCTGACGGGGCGCGGTCTCGCGCGTTTCGCGCCGATCTGGCGCATGCATGGCATGGAAGCTGCTATATAGATCCCGTTCGAATCGGTTGTACGCGGCAAAGAACGCTGCGCTCAGCAGCTCGCTTAACGAGGCGGTCCCAGTCCGCCGGATTTGTTCAATCAGGAGAAGAGGTTATGAGTAAAACCGTCGCCGACGTCATGCAGCTCGTGAAGGACGAGGACGTCAAGTTTGTCGATTTCCGCTTCACGGACACGCGCGGCAAGGAACAGCACGTGTCGGTGCCGGTGTCGGCGTTTGACGAAGACAAGTTCGAAGGCGGTCACGCGTTCGATGGTTCGTCGATCGCGGGCTGGAAGGGCATCGAGGCGTCGGACATGCTGCTCGTGCCGGATCCGGACACCGCCTTCATCGATCCGTTCTATGAAGAGTCGACGCTCGTTCTGACCTGCGACGTCGTCGAGCCGGCGGACGGCAAGGGCTACGAGCGCGATCCGCGCTCGCTCGCGCGGCGCGCTGAAGCGTACCTGAAGAGCTCGGGTCTCGGCGACACCGCGTACTTTGGTCCGGAGCCGGAATTCTTCATTTTCGACTCGGTCCAGTGGAACACGGACATGTCGGGCTGCTTCGTGAAGATCGGCTCGGAAGAAGCGCCGTGGTCGTCGGCGAAGGAATTCGAGGGCGGCAACACGGGCCACCGTCCGGGCGTGAAGGGCGGCTACTTCCCGGTCGCGCCGGTCGATTCGTTCCAGGACATGCGCTCGGAAATGTGCCTGCTGCTCGAGCAGATCGGCATTCCGGTCGAAGTGCACCACCACGAAGTGGCGGGCCAGGGCCAGAACGAAATCGGCACGAAGTTCTCGACGCTGGTGCAGCGCGCCGACTGGACGCAGCAGCTGAAGTACATCGTCCTTAACGTCGCGCACACGTACGGCAAGACGGCGACGTTCATGCCGAAGCCCGTTGTCGGCGACAACGGCTCGGGCATGCACGTGCACCAGTCGATCTGGAAGGACGGCCAGAACCTGTTCGCGGGCAACGGCTACGCCGGCCTGTCCGAATTCGCGCTGTTCTACATCGGCGGCATCATCAAGCACGCGCGCGCGCTGAACGCGATCACGAACCCGACGACGAACTCGTACAAGCGTCTCGTGCCGCACTTCGAAGCGCCCGTGAAGCTCGCGTACTCGGCGCGCAACCGCTCGGCGTCGATCCGCATTCCGCACGTGTCGAACCCGAAGGGCCGCCGCATCGAAACGCGCTTCCCGGACCCGATGGCGAACCCGTACCTGTGCTTCTCGGCGCTGATGATGGCGGGTCTCGACGGCGTCCAGAACAAGATCCATCCGGGCGAGGCCGCGGACAAGAACCTGTACGACCTGCCGCCGGAAGAGGATGCAAAGATCCCGACCGTGTGCGCGGGCCTCGACCAGGCGCTCGAAGCACTCGACAAGGACCGCGAGTTCCTCACGCGCGGCGGCGTGTTCACGGACGCGATGATCGATGCGTACCTCGGTCTGAAGGAGCAGGAGCTCGCGAAGTTCCGCATGACGACGCATCCGGTCGAGTTCGAGATGTACTACTCGCTGTAAGCGGCGATGGCGCTTCGTCTCGTCGGCGGACGAAGCGCCGCGGCGCCGACCGGCCTTCGCGCGGCAGCTGTGCGCGCAGGCATCGGACCTTGGAAGGGGACGGCGTGACGCCGTCCCTTTTTTGTTCCGCCCGTCACGGCGGTTTTTGACACGGCATCCACGCAAGATGGTTCTGAAGAATCTGATCAAGGCCAGGGCCGGCCACCCGGAGCGCCTGTCGGACGACGACCGGCTCGTGCGCTCGGGGCTCCTCACGGGGCTGGAAGCGTTGCCGACGGTCGTGCTCGTGCTCGACCGGCGCACGCTCAGGATCGCGTTCGCCAATCCGTCGGCGGAGGCGATGCTCGACATCTCGCGCCGGCAGTTGTCGCAGATGCCGTGGGGCGAGATCTTCCCGAACGCGAGCGAGCTCGCGACGACGATCACCGCGATCGGCGAAGAGCGGTTTCATGCGACCCATCTCGACACCGTGCTCGACCGCCCGGGCCGCGAGCCGCTGCACGTGCACGCGATCGTCGGCTTTCTCGAAGGCGCGCCCGACTTCGTGCTCGTCGAGCTGTTCGAGAACGAGCGGCAGTCGCGCACCGACCGCGAGGAGCGGATCCACGACCTCACGGCCGTCAACAAGCAGTTGATCCGCAATCTCGCGCACGAGATCAAGAACCCGCTCGGCGGGATCCGCGGCGCCGCGCAGCTGCTCGAGTTCGAGCTCGGCGAGCGCGAGCGCGACGAATTGCGCGAGTACACGCAGGTGATCATCAAGGAATCGGACCGGCTGCAGACGCTTGTCGATCGTCTGCTCGAGCCGCATCGCCATCCGCACATCGTCGGCGACGTGAACATCCACGAAGTGTGCGAGCGGGTGCGCGCCGTGATGCTCGCGGAATTCCCGCGCGGCCTCACGATCGAGCGCGACTACGACGTGAGCGTGCCCGATCTGCGCGGCGACAAGGAGCAGCTGATCCAGGCGCTCCTGAACATCGTGCGCAACGCGGCGCAGGCGCTGCGCGAGCGGATCGCGCAGGGCGACGCGCGGATCGAGTTGCGCACGCGCATCGCGCGCAAGGTGACGATCGCGAAGCGCCTGTACAAGCTGGCACTGGACTTGCACGTGATCGACAACGGCCCCGGCATTCCCGACGACATTCGCGACCGGATCTTCTATCCGCTCGTGTCCGGCCGCGACGACGGCAGCGGGCTCGGGCTCACGCTCGCGCAGACGTTCATCCAGCAGCACGACGGGATGATCGAAGTCGACAGCCGGCCGGGCCGCACCGAATTTCAGATTTTGCTGCCGCTCGATCATTGAGCGGCGGCGCAGCGATTCTCCATACCTCTGACCGACCATGAAGCCGATCTGGATAGTAGACGACGACCAATCGATCCGCTGGGTGCTCGAGAAAGCGCTCGCGCGCGAGAGCTTCGCGACGAGGAGCTTCGCGAACGTGCGCGAAGCGCTCGCCGCGCTCGAACAGGAAACGCCGCAGGTGCTCGTATCCGACATCCGGATGCCGGGCGGCTCGGGACTCGAGCTGCTGCAGGCGATGCACGACCGGCTGCCGGGATTGCCCGTCATCATCATGACGGCGTTCTCGGATCTCGACAGCGCGGTCGCGGCGTTTCAGGGCGGCGCGTTCGAATACCTCGCGAAGCCGTTCGACGTCGACAAGGCGGTCGAATTGATCCGGCGGGCGGTCGAAGAGAGCCTGCGCGGCGGCGTGCCCGACGACGACAAGCTCGCCGAAGCGCCCGAGATGCTCGGCCAGGCGCCCGCGATGCAGGACATGTTCCGCGCGATCGGGCGGCTGTCGCATTCGGCCGCGACCGTGCTGATCACGGGCGAGTCGGGCACCGGCAAGGAGCTCGTCGCGCGCGCGCTGCATCGGCACAGCCCGCGTGCGAATGGGCCGTTCATCGCGCTCAACACGGCGGCGATCCCGAAGGACCTGCTGGAGTCCGAACTGTTCGGCCACGAGCGCGGCGCGTTCACGGGCGCGCAGACGACGCGCCAGGGCCGCTTCGAGCAGGCCGAGAACGGCACGCTGTTCCTCGACGAAATCGGCGACATGCCGTTCGATCTGCAGACGCGCCTGCTGCGCGTGCTGTCGGACGGGCAGTTCTATCGCGTCGGCGGCCACAGCCCGCTGCGCGCGAACGTGCGCGTGATCGCGGCGACGCACCAGAATCTCGAGGCGCGCGTGCGGCAGGGCCTGTTCCGCGAGGACTTGTATCACCGGCTGAACGTGATCCGGCTGCGGCTGCCGCCGCTGCGCGAACGCAGCGAGGACATTGCGCTCCTCACGCGCCACTTCCTGCAGAAGAGCGCGCGCGACCTGGGCGTCGAGCCGAAGCGCGTGTCGGACGAGGCACTCGCGTACCTGACGTCGCTGCCGTTTCCGGGCAACGTCCGGCAGCTCGAGAACCTCGCGAACTGGCTGACGGTGATGGCGCCCGCGCAGACGGTCGAGATCAAGGACCTGCCGCCCGATCTCGTCGCGACGCAGACGGCGTCGGGCGGCGTGGCGCCGGCGGACGCCGTGGTGATCGCAAACACGTCCGTCGCCGGCAACGGCGCGGGCGAGCCGCAGGCGGCCAGCGTGGCCGTCGCCGCGCCCGTCGTGGCGAGCGCGCCTGCGGCGGCGGGCATGACCGCCGGACATCCGCTGTGGGAGCACGGGCTGCGCACCGAGGTCGCGCGCTTGCTGCGCGAGAACTCGGCCGACGTGATGGATGCGCTCGCGCGCCGCTTCGAAGCCGCGGTGATCCGCGAGGCGCTCGACTTCACGCGCGGCCGCAAGGTCGAGGCGGCGGAACGGCTCGGCATCGGCCGCAACACGATCACGCGCAAGATCCAGGAGCTGCACCTCGAGTCGTGATCCGATGCGACGCGATGCGGGCCCGCATGCGGCGCCCGCATCGATCGACAAGAGAAAACGGGGCGCCTCGAGCGCCCCGTTTGCGTTGGATGGCGATGCGTTCGCCGATGCGGGCTCGATGATGCGGCGCTCGGCGCACGCGCCGCATCGTCGCGCGCGGCGCCGCCGAGCATCGACGCGCGCGACGATTGCCGTGCGCGAGCTCAGCCGATCTGCGCGACGACGGGCGTGTGATCGGACGGCTGCTCCCACGTGCGCGGCACGCGGTCGACCGTGCAGCTCGTGCAGGTGTCGGCGAGCGCGGGCGACAGCAGGATGTGGTCGATCCGGAGCCCGGCGTTGCGGCGGAACGCGAGCATCCGGTAATCCCACCACGTGAACGTCTTCTCCGGCTGATCGAAGCGGCGGAACGCGTCGACGAAGCCGAGCGCGAGAAGCTGCGCGAAGTGCGCGCGCTCCTGCGGCGACACGAGGTTCTGGCCTTCCCATTTCGCGGGATCGTGCACGTCGCGATCCTCGGGCGCGATGTTGTAGTCGCCCAGCAGCGCGAGCTTCGGGTAGCGCTGCATCTCGTCCTTCAACCACGCCTGCAGCGCGTCGAGCCATTGCATCTTGTAG
Proteins encoded in this region:
- the glnA gene encoding type I glutamate--ammonia ligase, producing the protein MSKTVADVMQLVKDEDVKFVDFRFTDTRGKEQHVSVPVSAFDEDKFEGGHAFDGSSIAGWKGIEASDMLLVPDPDTAFIDPFYEESTLVLTCDVVEPADGKGYERDPRSLARRAEAYLKSSGLGDTAYFGPEPEFFIFDSVQWNTDMSGCFVKIGSEEAPWSSAKEFEGGNTGHRPGVKGGYFPVAPVDSFQDMRSEMCLLLEQIGIPVEVHHHEVAGQGQNEIGTKFSTLVQRADWTQQLKYIVLNVAHTYGKTATFMPKPVVGDNGSGMHVHQSIWKDGQNLFAGNGYAGLSEFALFYIGGIIKHARALNAITNPTTNSYKRLVPHFEAPVKLAYSARNRSASIRIPHVSNPKGRRIETRFPDPMANPYLCFSALMMAGLDGVQNKIHPGEAADKNLYDLPPEEDAKIPTVCAGLDQALEALDKDREFLTRGGVFTDAMIDAYLGLKEQELAKFRMTTHPVEFEMYYSL
- the ntrC gene encoding nitrogen regulation protein NR(I), producing the protein MKPIWIVDDDQSIRWVLEKALARESFATRSFANVREALAALEQETPQVLVSDIRMPGGSGLELLQAMHDRLPGLPVIIMTAFSDLDSAVAAFQGGAFEYLAKPFDVDKAVELIRRAVEESLRGGVPDDDKLAEAPEMLGQAPAMQDMFRAIGRLSHSAATVLITGESGTGKELVARALHRHSPRANGPFIALNTAAIPKDLLESELFGHERGAFTGAQTTRQGRFEQAENGTLFLDEIGDMPFDLQTRLLRVLSDGQFYRVGGHSPLRANVRVIAATHQNLEARVRQGLFREDLYHRLNVIRLRLPPLRERSEDIALLTRHFLQKSARDLGVEPKRVSDEALAYLTSLPFPGNVRQLENLANWLTVMAPAQTVEIKDLPPDLVATQTASGGVAPADAVVIANTSVAGNGAGEPQAASVAVAAPVVASAPAAAGMTAGHPLWEHGLRTEVARLLRENSADVMDALARRFEAAVIREALDFTRGRKVEAAERLGIGRNTITRKIQELHLES
- the glnL gene encoding nitrogen regulation protein NR(II), with amino-acid sequence MVLKNLIKARAGHPERLSDDDRLVRSGLLTGLEALPTVVLVLDRRTLRIAFANPSAEAMLDISRRQLSQMPWGEIFPNASELATTITAIGEERFHATHLDTVLDRPGREPLHVHAIVGFLEGAPDFVLVELFENERQSRTDREERIHDLTAVNKQLIRNLAHEIKNPLGGIRGAAQLLEFELGERERDELREYTQVIIKESDRLQTLVDRLLEPHRHPHIVGDVNIHEVCERVRAVMLAEFPRGLTIERDYDVSVPDLRGDKEQLIQALLNIVRNAAQALRERIAQGDARIELRTRIARKVTIAKRLYKLALDLHVIDNGPGIPDDIRDRIFYPLVSGRDDGSGLGLTLAQTFIQQHDGMIEVDSRPGRTEFQILLPLDH
- the xth gene encoding exodeoxyribonuclease III, with amino-acid sequence MRIATWNVNSLNVRKQHVLDWLAQSDVDVLCLQELKVPDEKFPRADLEAAGYRSWFTGQKTYNGVAILARASLPFGETNVVRNIPGFEDAQQRLIAATIDGVRIVSAYFPNGQAPDSDKFVYKMQWLDALQAWLKDEMQRYPKLALLGDYNIAPEDRDVHDPAKWEGQNLVSPQERAHFAQLLALGFVDAFRRFDQPEKTFTWWDYRMLAFRRNAGLRIDHILLSPALADTCTSCTVDRVPRTWEQPSDHTPVVAQIG